Proteins from one Candidatus Uhrbacteria bacterium genomic window:
- a CDS encoding lamin tail domain-containing protein codes for MFLRHFARLVGCALSAAATFVAFPAHAEIAPERPVIIRQTTSVEITIPEGTLDPTTLIRLIEQLYGPTRYTQTPDATIITLPAVAALPMDPSPPADSSGSAVEIPVADPLPRSDDSPAAPDPLGAPASTEMQTTVSAEEPPLLVAPGSLRINEILPNPIEGETEWVEIYNPYNNLILTRGMYLTDASNKRVEFPDVMVGFDQYALVEVPGSILNNSGDRVVLHAANGDVIDSAAYSGTFQKGETAGWSVDGWKKTSAASPRLPNTFPPPPPPREPEVASTPALVIPEITGSPPPPSEISLTQASIPETPLAVTLRLGELYPRPHGADEEEEYVTIVNTGDAPAELYGWSLADAGGKVWKAEGTHVVAAHAEVQLPRPLTKITLNNDTDTITLVHPNGIPIDSVTYKDAPKGGRYRKEGETWRWQGQMAALAPSGEAPSPPPLEIPPVSLTPTPDTPEIAVASSVKVKKSSTSRTEIIEAIVSALPGAFSTQQFYVQNPDTQVYMQKADFPELALGDRVRMQGTFGEAYGQKRFKVSAREHITILGHEEPPVATVLPLGEIGDKHVGALLKTEGEVVEAASERVRLQEGTHELIVSAKRPTGINFTSLSPGEKVTITGILVLSNGTRQLLPRTQEDIVLEQPAEEPAASGLVLAVREPPRWLWSFAVFTFGMLLLLGWFLRSRRLKHLTLQTSYGN; via the coding sequence ATGTTCTTACGTCACTTTGCACGGTTGGTTGGGTGTGCCCTCTCGGCTGCGGCGACATTTGTCGCCTTTCCTGCACATGCGGAAATCGCACCAGAACGTCCGGTGATCATCCGACAAACCACCAGCGTGGAAATAACAATTCCGGAAGGGACACTCGACCCCACGACACTTATTCGTCTTATTGAACAACTCTATGGCCCCACACGCTACACGCAAACGCCCGATGCCACGATCATCACCCTCCCCGCAGTTGCGGCGTTACCAATGGATCCTTCACCTCCTGCGGACTCCTCCGGATCTGCTGTCGAGATACCCGTCGCGGACCCTCTTCCTCGAAGCGATGACTCTCCCGCCGCACCTGATCCCCTAGGGGCGCCCGCCTCGACAGAGATGCAGACAACCGTTTCCGCAGAAGAGCCGCCGCTCCTCGTCGCTCCGGGGTCGCTGCGCATAAACGAGATTCTTCCCAACCCTATTGAAGGAGAAACCGAGTGGGTGGAGATCTACAATCCTTACAACAATCTTATCCTCACGCGAGGAATGTATCTGACCGACGCCAGTAATAAGCGCGTGGAGTTTCCCGATGTCATGGTCGGCTTTGACCAGTATGCACTCGTCGAGGTGCCCGGCAGCATCCTCAACAATTCTGGCGACCGCGTCGTCCTTCACGCCGCAAACGGCGATGTGATTGATAGCGCTGCGTACAGCGGCACATTCCAAAAAGGCGAGACGGCCGGATGGAGCGTCGATGGGTGGAAGAAAACAAGCGCGGCAAGCCCGCGCCTTCCAAATACATTCCCTCCCCCGCCACCCCCGCGCGAACCAGAGGTCGCCTCAACTCCTGCGCTTGTGATTCCAGAAATTACTGGATCGCCCCCTCCCCCCTCCGAGATTAGCCTTACACAAGCCAGCATCCCCGAGACGCCCCTCGCCGTTACTCTGCGTCTTGGAGAACTCTATCCCCGTCCACACGGCGCCGACGAGGAAGAAGAATACGTCACCATCGTGAATACGGGAGATGCACCAGCAGAGCTTTACGGCTGGTCGCTTGCAGACGCAGGAGGCAAAGTATGGAAAGCGGAGGGTACACACGTAGTTGCCGCACATGCAGAAGTGCAGCTTCCGCGTCCCCTCACCAAGATCACCCTCAACAACGACACGGACACGATCACTCTTGTACACCCAAACGGCATACCCATTGACTCCGTGACCTATAAAGATGCGCCAAAGGGTGGCCGCTACCGCAAAGAGGGTGAGACGTGGCGGTGGCAAGGGCAAATGGCGGCACTCGCTCCGTCCGGAGAGGCTCCAAGCCCCCCTCCTCTTGAGATTCCCCCCGTCTCTCTCACCCCCACTCCCGATACGCCAGAAATAGCCGTCGCATCTTCAGTAAAGGTAAAGAAAAGTTCGACATCGCGCACGGAGATCATCGAAGCGATTGTGTCCGCTCTGCCCGGGGCATTCTCCACGCAACAATTCTATGTGCAAAACCCGGATACACAGGTCTACATGCAGAAAGCAGACTTTCCAGAGCTTGCGCTCGGCGACCGTGTGCGGATGCAAGGAACTTTTGGCGAGGCCTACGGACAGAAACGATTCAAGGTGAGTGCGCGCGAGCACATCACCATTCTCGGACACGAAGAGCCCCCCGTGGCAACAGTGCTTCCGCTTGGTGAGATCGGCGACAAGCATGTGGGCGCGCTTCTTAAAACGGAAGGAGAAGTTGTCGAGGCCGCCTCGGAACGCGTGCGTCTGCAAGAAGGAACACATGAGCTAATCGTCTCGGCGAAACGTCCCACCGGCATAAACTTCACCTCGTTGAGCCCCGGCGAAAAGGTCACCATTACAGGGATTCTCGTCCTCTCAAACGGGACACGCCAGCTCTTGCCACGTACACAAGAGGACATCGTCCTGGAACAACCCGCAGAGGAACCAGCCGCTTCGGGCCTCGTCTTGGCCGTGCGTGAACCGCCACGATGGCTGTGGAGTTTTGCCGTCTTTACCTTCGGCATGCTTCTTCTCCTCGGTTGGTTTCTCCGTTCGCGTAGATTAAAACACCTTACTCTCCAAACATCGTATGGAAACTAA